GCAACCTTGTTCACGTTCATTGAGAATGACAGCATCAGAGCAAATTGTGGCTGGCTTTAATCTCAGGAGAAACATGTCTGGTGAATCTTGATGAAGCTGCGTCTTTGCTGCAAGCTCTTTAGATGGTGGTTTAATCAAAGCAGCGCCATGCTGCTAGCCTGCGGCTCCACTGTCGACAGCCCTTAGGGGAATAAAACTGATTTCCCTTTCGGCCAGAGTCACTCTTGTGAGGGTCCAACTTGCTCTGGCACTGGGCGAGAGTACTATCCTTGTCACTGATACCTTGCTTACTGTTGTTTGATGCTGGGCATGTCCCTGCAGCTCCCCAGCTCATCTATCACAGTAAATGTGAATGGCGTAAGGGGCTGCAAAGGAACAGAGGAAGGCTACTCTCGACCCTCCCTTCTCTCACTATATACTTAGTAATCTGTGCCAACGCTGTACCCTGAATGGAGAATGGAGACCTTGTGTTCTGAGTCTCCAGATGGGCTAAAACAACACGGCACACACCACTAGGACTCTTCCGTGTGATAGAGGGAGGAAAGTGTGGCACAAGCTACGAGGATATGTGTGTACAAATactttaaatgtaattatgttaAACCTGTCCAGATTGTCAGATTTTTGTTCTTTAGACATAAAACTACActgacactgtaaaaaaacaaacatcaaattTAATTGCACATTGTTGTATGTACAGCACAGTCTTGAGAACAACAAACCACACACTCGACACAAAGTGATCCAGCTGACCGAGGATACAGGCCCTGTCTGTGGCAAGGAGAAAAGTACAAAACATCAAATAGTGGCAGTTAACTGCAAAGTTTGTTTGCCTCGTATTCCACATAGTTTGGTTGTCTGGCACTGAAAGCCTGCAGGGCAGTGAGTATCCTGGTCACGTCTGCGCTGGACAGTTTGAGTCTGTGGCGGAGCAGACAGGCGAACAGATCCACGTGTGGGGCCCCTGGAGGCGAGAGGCGGTTAACCCTGTAGCGCAGCTCTACCAGCTGCAGCAGGGCAGAGTCCTGTGATCCCTGAGTGTACGGGTAGTCTATCTGCAGAATCAGGTCCTGGATCGCCTCTGGGTCGAAGTGCACGCTGTAGCCAAACAGCTGCATGCTGTTCACTTTCATGTAGCCGATGCTGTTGGAGGGCTCAGTCGCCTCCAGAGGCTCATAGTAGGGTGTCGTGTTCTTGTTTGCTCCTGGCACTCCAACAGAGTCCCTGACATTACTCCTCAGGTAGAAATGAACGGTCTCAAAAAAGCTCTTCCATCTGTTTCCTAGAGTCAACGTCCAATTATAGCAGTCCAAGGGGATATCCAGCTTGGTCCGCTCCCAGTCAGGGTATCCGTGCTGACCTATAGGCATGGTCCAGCTCTCTGAGTGGCTGCCCCCGAAGGGGTTaacaaacagtgacagtgcCGGCTCAAGTGTGCTGTTTCTGGTGAGGCAAAACTGCAGGGTGAGTCCGAGCAGCATGTGAACACGGTTGGACTTCACTCGGTTGCTCTTGAGGGTCAGCAGCATTCTTTTCCTCCACAAGGGATCGAACCAGGTGTTCACACGCACGTCGTTgctcacaaacacagcatgcagaGTGATGCGTGGGTCACGCCGCTGGAGCAGATAGCGCAGCTCCAGATCCTGCAGATCTCTGTCACTCTCCAAGCCCAGGTAAGGGTCTGTGGGGTCAGGTACTGAGGGCCGGCAGGCTCCCTGGGTCAGGCTGAAGCCGGGGTTACAGCTAGAGCATCGAGTCCGGTTCTCCATGGAACAGGAGGCACAACGAGCACCGTCGCCCACAGAGCAGGGAATGAGGGCCTGGCAAGGTGGATGATTGTAAGGGCAGGAGCAGCTGCGGCTCTCATCACTGTAAACACCAACCTGGCTGTTCTCGCTGCAGTACAACATGGAGAGAGCGTAGCTCAACCAGAAGTGCAGAGGCCTGCGGGAGAGACGACAACACTTTCAGAGACAGGAAACCTGCTTTACTGGCTGTTACATAATATCTTATCTGTGTTTGTCACTTTCAGTCTCTTGTCATGTTTTtgtaattacactgtaaaaGAGCTGCTTTTGCTCCAGAAGATTTTGATGTattgatgtgcagcaaaaaCAATTTGAGCCAAAGTCAGCTAGACTCAGCTGGAGCCACAGAAGCAAAATCGGATCAAAGTGAGTGTTAATCTGCTGCCCTTGTGTagtgcacatgcacaaacatgcatttCCTATAATGacattaacacatttttaacatataaggatttttttattcttcccaATGACCCAAAAATACAACCTTGACTTTGCCAGTTATCTTGATCCATTATtgaatttttttctttacaagcAGAAGGAGTGTGATAAAGAAGTGTAATTGGACTGTGGACTGAGGAGGCAGTGCCTGCGTTTGAGTGCTACGCAGATGGATTGTGTCATTTAGTTAATTTCCCTGCCAGAAATAGCTATCAACACGGAGTGTTCATGAGAGAGGCATAAATCTGGCTGAAGTTATGACCACAGTGGACTCTGAAATAGAGCATCCAGGTGGGAGTGCTGCTGAAACAGCAGCTGTAACACTAAACCATACAAGCTGAGCGTATTATTATATCCTCAGCAGCTTAAACTCCTGGATATGGGTCTGATAAAACGTGAAATATCAGAGAGTGGAAGCCACCGGATTGATTGTGATGCAGTCTGCAGACGGCAGAGTGTCTGTTTGGCCCAACACAATCCCGTTTGTCTTTCACTGTCTggaactgagaagcagctttgCTCCTGTCAGCACTTTTCACCTCACTCCACAACCACCTTTCCTCAAGAGCCTTCTAATAAGTACCGTCTCgcactgctgctttctctcaCCGCCTGCCGCATAAATCATTCTCATAATTATAAGTTTTTTGGGGGGAGCACCTCGGTTTAACTGGCTGCAGTATAAATATCCCTCCCCCTTGTTCCCGTCATGTTTCCTACCTCGGCCTCTGCTGGATTATTTTGGGCTGTTTTCTGCACCTCTTGCTCAGGGTGAAAAGCTTGTTAGTGGTGCGGCGGGCTTTGGTGAAAAGCTGGTTGCTGCTGGTCTCCAGCTGCCTGTAGCGCTGGAGCAGGCCGGCATCCATCCTCCACAAGTGTTCCACGACAGATGTGTTTACAGCATAATGGGCTGGCAATTTCCCAACGAAGCTTTGGAACTCCTCTGGTGGGAAGGAGAACATGAATAAGTAAACACTGCCTGTGGCCACAAGCTGGAGGGTGacagtatatatgtgtgtgtgtatatatatatatatatatatatatatatatatatatatatatatatataaacataatatagaaTAAGTTCTTGTTTGTCCCAGAGTTTCAAACACCTTCACAGGAGAAATGACAGCTTCAACATGCCAAGACAGCGTGATTTGTCATTCTGATTTTCTTTGGATGGaggcttgctgctcttgtcatgTCGGCGAACATGATCtcttttcatattttgtttCAGTGaagtatatatgtgtgtgtatgtgtcacacTTGTTGTCAGCACACGGCGCTGTATATCTTCAAAGAAACTACCCTCTAATTAGACATGAGTGACACTGAGAGCGAAATTGCTGCTCCTGCCATTAACGGTGTGAGACTAAGACCTGTTGGCATGGTAACAACAATCACATGTCAAccttaaggaaaaaaaaagtgaggtgCCTCAGGAAGGcttcttgacattttttttgtaaggtCAAAGAAAACATTATCAGCTGTGCCACATGTCATCAGTACACTGCCTctgtatatttgttttattcctATTAATAAAAAGATAAGATGCTCTATATTGACAGAGCAGGGATCAAAGTTGTGCCTCGTATGTTTTATTTAACATCATATATAGAGCACCATAATATAGGAGTACCTTATAACATTAGCTCTGCCTCCAGTTGTGCCATCATGTTTGCTCCAAATATCTCTGTAAACTGTTGGGTAAATGCCAGTCGAGCCGGCTAATATTCTCCGGGATTGTGTTATGTGTTTATGGTAATTACAGCACTGTCTCGAAAATAATGCAATAATACGTTATTACTTTCCTGGATACAAGCCAGGTTTGTCTGTAATTGCTGgttcatttatttgtttgtgtgtttttgttagcATTGTGTCAAGCAGAGAGAAACTAAAGGAGCCACAAATGAGGAAAATGCAATGTGCTCTTATACATCAGGCTTTTTTAGAGGATGTCAAACAATCAATGCAATAGTTACATTCAATATTTCCACATATTGGCTTTTTGATTTCATGCCTTTCCGGTCATTATCATTTCCCTTTGCGTTGTTTTCTCCTGTTCTTTAAACAACATGTCACAGAGGAATTTTTTTTGAATTACGAAAGAAATAAATTAGTGTTGAGCTAGAAGAAAAGAAGCCTCAGAGCcaggaagagaaaaaatatatatataccaagGCCATAATTTAGTAAATTGAGCATTTAGAATGCCATTTCTTTTGCATGAGGCAgagttgtgtgcatgttttgcttcatttgtgcagacaggttaagtGTAGATATGTAGAACCTTTATAAGGTACCCGCCTTTCTCCTAAAAGCATCAGGTGCACCGCTCTTATATTACTTTAAAGCAGTAGTTTCACACATTTAGCACCTAAAAAATACAAGGTAAATTCTAAGCTGCCTGTCCACAGAGGTATTTTATTCATTGTGCAATAAGACACTGATTGACTAGTAAACATGTCAGGCAAATTTCTGTTAAATTCTGAGAACATTCCAAAGAATGTTAAATTCTTTTGAGGCAACACACAGGACATACAGTTGCTGAACAACCTCAACTCAAAGCAAAAGACCAATACACCTCAATGCAGCACTACCAGAATACACGGCACAGATACTCAGGCCTAGATGAGGAAcagaatgtgtctgcagctcATAAGTCAACAAGTAGTATCTTGGTACTTTGAGTTAAAACAATATGTAGTGGATTCATTAGGCTGTTTGTTTGGTGAGTGTTATGTGTGATATTAGTTGTGATACTTTGCAGCACTTTAGTGAGAGCAGATGGACTTTTTAAGACTAAAAGCAGCCGTGAGCACATCAAGAGCTTCAGAAGGATCATTTGATTTGACACAATGATTGACACATCTCTTGATTCTGTCAAGTCTGACAGCTGCCAGTGTTTGACAGCCAAAAATGCATTCAGAGCAAACACAGGGTGTGTTATTAGGTCTTAAATTTAAGTccttattgatttgttttttggagaaaaaaaagtgcctgTGTCTAATGTGAGTGTGTTCTGAGGAAGATTTTGAAAAACCGGTGTTCCAAAGGTTGCCGAAATAAAAAGCACTTTTCAGGCTGACATTTTCAAGTCCCATTTTGTTGGGTCATATTGAATTAATTTCTGACTCACCGGATTCCTCAAACTCCTGGTTGGTCAGCCTCCAGGCGTCTTGGATGCGCAGCAGGTTATTTTCCAGAGAGTCCAGGTCAGAGTGAGGACAGTTGCACTGTGGGAAGTCCACGCTACACTCACACCAGCAGTCAGCGTTCTGGCAAACAAACTGGCCTTCGGATTTACAGCCAATGTAGTTCAGAGCTGCCTGAATGAAGCGGCTCCGTAAATATCCTGGTAGGATGACCTGCAGCCCTGAAAGCAGGAACACAACATATGTATATACTGACGTTAAGCATTAAGCCAGATTGATTATGAGGACTGAAGTTAAGTGTAAGACTGACATTGTGTTGACTCCGGTCTCTGTTTGGGATTTtctaacaataaaaaaacagtatcAGATCAAcagttttgacatttttggGAAATAAGCTGCTTGAATTTCTGGCAGCGAGTTAGATGAGAGGAGTGATACCAGTCTTAAATCTCTTTGGTAAATAAAAGGCTGCTGTCAGCAGTTGTTTAGCTCAGTTTATCTGAGTCgagaggaagaagcagaggtGAAAAATTTGTTTAAGTTTATCAACAGAATATATCCATATACAtaattgctttaaaaaaagcaattaGGTAAATTtgaatgacagaaaaacagagcagtgCTTTTGACATGAGAAATTACAGCAGGGAGAAATAAACACACGAAAGCATTTCCCCGGGAACATCTCAGAGGGGTGTTAATCAGTCAGGGAAACATTGATCATCTCTTTAATTCCAAAGAAAGGTAGACAGGA
This sequence is a window from Parambassis ranga chromosome 17, fParRan2.1, whole genome shotgun sequence. Protein-coding genes within it:
- the LOC114449906 gene encoding BMP/retinoic acid-inducible neural-specific protein 3-like, with protein sequence MSCQRISHKRLSLLWEGAALSLWLCCCCSWNSGATAAAGAGAAGQGEGAPGSLGWLLSDKGPFHQSLEFTEAAERYQQGFGTRYKIYREFGRWKVNSLVVEKRDGFGGSGGLALPLDPDFMHTIRQLGRRPTLQAITESLIKKYGTHLLLSATLGGEEALTIFVDKRKLSQESSPTGTETSNRFSNATGTVTLEALHQLAASYFTDRESTLRRLHHLQIASTAIRVTETRTGPLGCSNYDNLDTVSSVLVHSPENKVQLQGLQVILPGYLRSRFIQAALNYIGCKSEGQFVCQNADCWCECSVDFPQCNCPHSDLDSLENNLLRIQDAWRLTNQEFEESEEFQSFVGKLPAHYAVNTSVVEHLWRMDAGLLQRYRQLETSSNQLFTKARRTTNKLFTLSKRCRKQPKIIQQRPRPLHFWLSYALSMLYCSENSQVGVYSDESRSCSCPYNHPPCQALIPCSVGDGARCASCSMENRTRCSSCNPGFSLTQGACRPSVPDPTDPYLGLESDRDLQDLELRYLLQRRDPRITLHAVFVSNDVRVNTWFDPLWRKRMLLTLKSNRVKSNRVHMLLGLTLQFCLTRNSTLEPALSLFVNPFGGSHSESWTMPIGQHGYPDWERTKLDIPLDCYNWTLTLGNRWKSFFETVHFYLRSNVRDSVGVPGANKNTTPYYEPLEATEPSNSIGYMKVNSMQLFGYSVHFDPEAIQDLILQIDYPYTQGSQDSALLQLVELRYRVNRLSPPGAPHVDLFACLLRHRLKLSSADVTRILTALQAFSARQPNYVEYEANKLCS